A stretch of Fusarium poae strain DAOMC 252244 chromosome 2, whole genome shotgun sequence DNA encodes these proteins:
- a CDS encoding hypothetical protein (TransMembrane:10 (i147-166o186-208i215-236o266-288i300-319o352-370i442-461o481-500i521-540o577-608i)~BUSCO:10898at5125): MANRPSDGRTNSSTDHRPAQPSTLRQTVSRNQNDSSTESSENPQGATIDEIFANESTPLMDGNNDRPSQRRGSVHPAHPGVCSHGTFSPRPMSPTLTMRSTDEDGSETAGSGTHIPVLDNAITTIVGHDDWKKWLKKRMRTKTMGHSSMLAEQAGIEDTAFMYMAYYIPCLNWMRQYKVSYLRGDIIAAVTMASFYLPMALSLAANLAHVPPIHGLYAFVFNPFIYALLGSCPQMVVGPEAAGSLLVGTVVKQNVGSGEDEDNDMLHAQICGIVAGMAGAMVVIAGLARLGFMDSVLSKPFLRGFISAIGFVIAVDQLIPELGLAELADKAGVSHGSPVEKIRFIIGNVDKAHGLTFAIAGISFCVIMICRELKNRLQPRYPGVAYVPDRFVVVVVSAILCWQLDWENQGVEILGTVKAANGQLLAFQWPFKLQHMPHIRSAMSTSFLIALLGFFESSVAAKSLGSSETIQGIQLSANREMIALGIANMVGGCFMSLPAFGGYGRSKVNKSTGGKSPASSMFLSIISLLSIFFLLPYFYYLPKPVLSSMISVVAYSLIEEAPHDISFFLKIRGWTELGLMAVIFLATMFYSLTLGMAFGVGISMLMVIKHSTRPRIQILGRIPGTNRFENAEGDKASLEFVEGCLIVKIPEPLTFANTGELKSRLRRLELYGTSKAHPALPRLRHADMNRNVIFDIHGVTSMDGSGTQVLAEIVRNYTERGVRVYFSRCPARKDHPVWRLMSSSGIVEMAGDRHFVNDVEEALRLTEYEESITGESSRHREL, encoded by the exons ATGGCGAATCGACCCTCCGACGGCCGAACCAATTCTTCGACAGACCATCGTCCTGCTCAACCAAGCACTCTTCGTCAAACTGTTAGCCGAAACCAAAATGATTCATCGACAGAGTCGTCTGAAAATCCCCAAGGGGCTACCATAGACGAGATCTTCGCTAATGAATCTACACCTCTGATGGACGGGAACAACGACCGTCCAAGCCAGCGTCGAGGCAGCGTTCACCCTGCCCACCCAGGTGTCTGCAGCCATGGCACTTTCAGTCCGCGACCCATGAGTCCGACGTTGACAATGAGGAGTACCGACGAGGATGGTAGCGAGACCGCGGGATCGGGAACGCACATTCCTGTACTTGACAACGCCATTACGACCATCGTGGGTCATGACGATTGGAAGAAGTGGTTGAAAAAGAGGATGCGAACCAAGACAATGGGCCACAGCAGTATGTTAGCTGAACAAGCCGGTATTGAGGACACAGCTTTTAT GTATATGGCATACTATATTCCCTGCCTCAACTGGATGCGCCAGTACAAAGTCTCATACCTCCGAGGCGATATTATCGCAGCCGTCACCATGGCCTCGTTCTATCTACCGATGGCCCTGTCTCTTGCTGCAAACCTCGCTCACGTCCCTCCAATCCACGGTCTCTACGCTTTCGTTTTCAACCCTTTTATCTACGCGCTCCTCGGATCTTGCCCTCAGATGGTTGTCGGCCCAGAAGCTGCAGGTTCACTTCTTGTCGGTACTGTTGTCAAGCAGAACGTTGGCTCTGGAGAGGACGAGGACAATGACATGCTCCATGCGCAGATCTGTGGTATTGTCGCAGGCATGGCGGGTGCAATGGTTGTCATTGCTGGACTTGCGCGACTAGGTTTCATGGACAGCGTGCTCAGCAAGCCTTTTCTGCGCGGCTTCATCAGTGCGATTGGTTTCGTCATTGCCGTTGACCAGCTGATTCCTGAATTAGGACTCGCTGAGTTGGCTGACAAGGCGGGCGTCAGCCATGGTAGCCCTGTAGAAAAGATCAGGTTCATCATTGGCAATGTCGACAAGGCGCATGGATTGACATTTGCCATTGCTGGAATTAGCTTCTGTGTCATCATGATCTGCCG TGAACTCAAAAACCGACTTCAGCCCAGGTACCCTGGTGTCGCGTATGTCCCTGATCGATtcgttgtcgtcgtcgtgTCTGCGATTCTATGCTGGCAGCTGGACTGGGAGAACCAGGGTGTCGAAATTCTCGGAACAGTCAAGGCTGCCAACGGCCAGTTGCTTGCGTTCCAATGGCCCTTCAAGCTGCAGCATATGCCACACATTCGAAGTGCCATGTCGACTTCTTTCCTAATTGCTCTCCTCGGATTCTTCGAGTCTTCTGTCGCTGCCAAAAGTCTGGGCTCAAGTGAGACTATTCAGGGAATTCAATTGAGTGCGAACCGAGAGATGATTGCGCTTGGTATTGCCAATATGGTTGGCGGCTGCTTCATGAGCTTGCCAGCATTTGGCGGATACGGTCGAAGCAAGGTGAATAAGAGCACCGGTGGTAAAAGTCCCGCCAGTTCCATGTTTCTGAGTATCATCTCTCTGCTCTcaatcttcttcctccttccaTACTTTTACTACCTGCCG AAACCTGTCCTTTCATCCATGATTTCTGTCGTGGCTTACTCGCTGATAGAAGAGGCGCCCCACGACATTAGCTTCTTCCTAAAGATTCGCGGTTGGACTGAGCTGGGTCTCATGGCAGTCATTTTCCTGGCCACCATGTTCTACTCTCTTACACTTGGCATGGCTTTTGGTGTTGGAATCTCGATGCTCATGGTCATCAAGCATAGTACGCGACCACGAATTCAGATTCTGGGCCGAATCCCTGGAACCAACCGATTTGAGAACGCCGAGGGCGACAAGGCAAGCCTGGAGTTTGTTGAAGGCTGCCTCATTGTCAAGATTCCGGAGCCATTGACATTTGCCAACACCGGAGAGCTCAAGTCCCGCCTTCGCCGACTAGAGCTTTACGGCACCTCAAAGGCGCATCCTGCTCTGCCTCGACTTCGCCATGCCGACATGAACCGAAATGTTATCTTTGACATTCACGGTGTGACTTCCATGGATGGTTCAGGCACCCAGGTTTTGGCAGAGATTGTTCGCAACTATACGGAACGAGGTGTGCGCGTCTACTTCTCTCGCTGCCCAGCCCGCAAGGATCACCCCGTGTGGCGTTTGATGTCAAGCAGCGGTATCGTGGAGATGGCTGGCGATAGGCACTTTGTTAACGACGTGGAGGAGGCACTGCGCTTGACTGAGTATGAGGAAAGCATCACTGGAGAGTCCAGCCGACACCGTGAGCTCTAG
- a CDS encoding hypothetical protein (SECRETED:SignalP(1-18)~TransMembrane:1 (n7-15c20/21o296-315i)~BUSCO:33523at5125~CAZy:GH128) yields MALSKHLLSLLLAGLASATRDPKRGLCYVHNKQEPQDDKIWVQDGSDITWYYNYEDQPSPVYNDISQEQLEFVPMMWGVGSDSSDTTFLQNVMGLINDGINITHVLGFNEPNAGNEVGGSNIKPKDAAEAWVANFEPLGEMGIKLGLPACTGGWDGMPWLRQFLGNCTEIKSRGGPNRNCTWDFLPVHWYDNFEGLASHIGERLAEWPNTSIWVTEYAYAHQDPKPTDSFFEQTLKWFDESKFIGRYTYFGAFRSDVSNVGPNAAFLSSSGSLTTIGAQYLGLNSTGENSASHSNFSLPSVGILALIMAVFVKIVL; encoded by the exons ATGGCTCTTTCGAAACATCTCCTATCTCTTCTACTAGCCGGTCTCGCATCCGCTACCCGTGACCCCAAGCGAGGACTTTGCTATGTTCACAACAAACAGGAACCACAAGACGACAAGATATGGGTTCAGGACGGCAGCGACATCACATGGTATTACAACTACGAAGACCAGCCTTCACCCGTATACAACGACATCTCCCAAGAACAGTTGGAATTCGTACCTATGATGTGGGGAGTCGGATCGGACTCCAGCGATACGACTTTTCTCCAGAATGTCATGGGACTTATAAACGACGGGATCAACATTACTCATGTCTTGGGATTTAACGAACCAAATGCCGGAAACGAAGTCGGTGGAAGCAACATCAAACCAAAggatgctgctgaagcttGGGTTGCCAACTTTGAACCCCTGGGCGAGATGGGTATAAAGCTAGGTCTGCCTGCTTGTACAGGCGGATGGGATGGTATGCCATGGCTGAGGCAGTTTCTCGGAAACTGCACCGAGATCAAGAGTCGAGGCGGTCCTAACAGGAATTGTACATGGGACTTTCTCCCTGTACATTGGTATGATAACTTTGAGGGACTGGCTTCACATATTGGTGAACGGCTGGCTGA ATGGCCCAATACTTCCATATGGGTTACAGAATACGCTTATGCTCACCAAGACCCCAAGCCCACAGACTCATTCTTTGAACAGACTCTGAAATGGTTCGACGAGTCAAAGTTTATAGGTCGATACACTTACTTTGGGGCGTTTCGATCTGATGTTTCCAACGTGGGCCCCAACGCTGCGTTCCTTTCTAGCAGCGGCTCTCTTACGACTATCGGGGCGCAGTATCTAGGACTTAACTCCACAGGCGAAAATAGTGCATCACACTCAAACTTTAGCCTCCCTAGTGTCGGGATTCTGGCGTTGATAATGGCTGTGTTTGTTAAGATTGTCTTATAG
- a CDS encoding hypothetical protein (TransMembrane:10 (i62-80o86-105i292-314o320-350i822-844o856-875i896-926o946-968i997-1017o1029-1049i)~BUSCO:2374at5125), with translation MAAEYPKHPFLLTVEETAEALGTSIDKGLTSQQVAEAQEKYPKNELDVGGTVPWYSILTKQLLNAMIIVLAFAMALSFGIKDYIEGGVLVFVIVLNVTIGFWQEYRAEKRMDALRALSSPSAMVLRDGKTQVISNPEVVPGDIVLLKMGDTVPADLRLFEAMNLACEEGQLTGESIPVEKITDNNITAPGTEKLVQSEDEIGIGDRVNMAYATTVVRKGRGRGIVTSTGMSTEVGKIAASTSKKTRKAGRSMNYKKYGKKQPFVGASKRTYDVIGKFLGLTEGTPLQRKLSALAYVLFGCAIILAIVVFAVNKFDMKNEVIIYATSLGIAIIPESLVAVLTITMVVAVTVMRKANVVVRDLSALEALGGVTNICSDKTGTLTEGAMIVRKAWIPSSHIYTVRDSQSPNDPTKGRVTYSKQNDSEPEEPAAPRDYDRERSAAVLKFDVPDEKLNQNNNAPAKQPEPEVECEMTDELNAFLLSSALCNLATVRYDDEEEKWQVTGEPTEIALQVFTHRFNSGKKTLEGQGWKQTAEFPFDSSIKRMSVIYDAPEGASGSIIDTQNSMVFTKGAVERVLDLCDYAGTGADQQPMTEELKESVLTQMNNLASQGQRVLAIAYRPWNGRFTAKQASSPAEDEKLRAEVEKGLILLGLAGIYDPPRRETKPSIAECSNAGIRVHMLTGDHPETAKAIAKEVGIIPKNMGILPDHVAKSIVQKATDFDRMTDEEIDALEELPLVIARCAPDTKTRMIDALRRRGAFMAMTGDGVNDAPSLSRADVGIAMGSGSDVAKSASKIVLTDDKFNSIVAAIREGRRMFDNIQKFVLHLLTSNVGEVILLVCGLAFVDDSGFSVFPVSPLQIIWINMATSSFPAFGLGREQGAQDIMRKPPQDKKRGVFTNQIIVDMIVYGIIMGACTMCTFVIIIYGANGGNLGNECNQRYSEACIPVFKARAATFAELTWLILISAWEFKSLRRSVFRLNPDDDSRFPVFKDIYSNRFLFWSVIIGGLSVFPVVYIPVLNHKFFKHTGITWEWALSVGFTIVFVAGIELWKMTKRHFHLLEDAPVRRGVWGQGGDDAGRLGRTMSFSSFKTWASFSRKDTGESLGKRDTSRGPSERHIVPQGLAATEA, from the exons ATGGCGGCAGAATACCCCAAGCACCCGTTCCTCCTCACGGTCGAGGAGACGGCCGAAGCTCTTGGTACCAGCATCGACAAGGGCCTTACAAGCCAACAAGTAGCTGAAGCTCAAGAAAAATACCCAAAGAATGAGCTCGACGTCGGAGGCACTGTACCTTGGTACAGTATCTTGACCAAGCAATTGCTCAATGCCATGATTATT GTTCTCGCGTTTGCCATGGCTCTTAGTTTCGGTATCAAGGACTACATCGAAGGTGGTGTGCTTGTCTTTGTTATTGTTCTCAACGTCACAATTGGTTTCTGGCAAGAGTATCGCGCTGAGAAGCGCATGGATGCTCTCAGAGCTCTCTCCTCTCCAAGTGCCATGGTTCTGCGTGACGGAAAGACCCAAGTTATTTCCAA CCCCGAAGTCGTTCCCGGAGATATTGTTCTTCTGAAGATGGGCGACACTGTCCCTGCCGATCTCCGTCTCTTCGAAGCCATGAACCTTGCCTGCGAGGAAGGTCAACTGACTGGCGAATCCATCCCCGTCGAAAAGATCACCGATAACAATATTACTGCTCCTGGCACAGAGAAGCTGGTCCAATCTGAGGATGAGATCGGTATTGGTGACCGTGTCAACATGGCCTATGCCACCACTGTTGTCCGAAAGGGTCGTGGCCGTGGTATTGTCACTTCCACCGGTATGTCCACCGAGGTCGGCAAGATTGCCGCATCTACCTCCAAGAAGACACGCAAGGCTGGTCGCTCTATGAACTACAAGAAGTACGGAAAGAAACAGCCTTTCGTTGGTGCTTCTAAGCGTACCTACGATGTCATTGGCAAGTTCTTGGGTCTTACTGAGGGAACTCCTCTTCAGCGAAAGCTCTCTGCCCTCGCCTACGTTCTCTTTGGCTGTGCCATCATCCTCGCCATTGTTGTGTTCGCCGTCAACAAGTTTGACATGAAGAACGAGGTCATCATTTACGCTACTTCTTTGGGTATCGCCATCATCCCTGAGTCCTTGGTCGCTGTTTTAACTATCACCATGGTCGTTGCCGTCACTGTCATGCGAAAGGCCAATGTCGTTGTCCGTGATCTTTCTGCACTTGAGGCTCTAGGAGGAGTCACAAACATTTGCTCCGACAAGACTGGCACTCTGACTGAGGGTGCCATGATTGTTCGCAAGGCCTGGATCCCCTCTTCTCACATCTACACTGTCCGCGACTCTCAGAGCCCCAACGACCCAACAAAGGGCAGAGTCACCTACTCCAAGCAGAATGACTCTGAGCCTGAAGAGCCCGCTGCCCCTCGTGACTACGACCGCGAGCGAAGTGCTGCTGTGCTCAAGTTTGATGTCCCCGATGAGAAGCTGAACCAGAACAACAACGCCCCTGCCAAACAGCCCGAGCCTGAGGTTGAGTGTGAAATGACCGATGAGCTCAACGCTTTCTTGCTCTCTTCTGCTCTTTGCAACTTGGCTACAGTCCGctacgatgatgaggaggagaagtGGCAGGTCACTGGCGAGCCTACCGAGATTGCTCTTCAGGTCTTTACCCACCGCTTCAACTCTGGCAAGAAAACTCTCGAAGGTCAGGGCTGGAAGCAAACTGCCGAATTCCCCTTTGACAGCTCCATCAAGCGCATGTCTGTTATTTATGATGCACCCGAGGGAGCTAGCGGATCTATCATTGATACCCAGAACTCTATGGTCTTTACCAAGGGTGCTGTCGAGCGTGTCCTGGACCTTTGCGACTACGCTGGCACAGGAGCCGACCAGCAGCCTATGACCGAAGAACTCAAGGAGAGTGTCCTCACTCAAATGAACAACCTTGCCTCTCAGGGTCAACGTGTCCTCGCTATTGCCTACCGTCCTTGGAATGGCCGCTTCACTGCCAAACAGGCCTCTTCGCCCGCTGAGgatgagaagcttcgcgCTGAAGTCGAAAAGGGTCTCATTCTTCTTGGTCTCGCTGGTATCTACGATCCTCCTCGTCGCGAAACCAAGCCTTCTATTGCTGAGTGTTCTAACGCTGGTATTCGTGTTCACATGCTTACTGGTGACCATCCCGAAACTGCCAAGGCTATTGCTAAGGAAGTTGGTATCATTCCCAAGAACATGGGTATCCTTCCTGACCACGTCGCTAAGTCCATTGTCCAGAAGGCCACTGACTTTGACCGCATGACCGACGAGGAAATTGATGCTCTTGAGGAACTTCCCTTGGTTATCGCTCGTTGTGCTCCCGACACCAAGACCCGTATGATCGACGCTCTTCGGCGACGTGGTGCTTTCATGGCCATGACTGGTGATGGTGTCAACGATGCCCCCTCTCTGTCTCGCGCTGACGTTGGTATTGCTATGGGTTCTGGATCTGATGTTGCCAAGTCTGCTTCCAAGATTGTGCTCACTGATGACAAGTTTAACTCCATTGTCGCCGCTATCCGTGAAGGTCGTCGCATGTTTGACAACATTCAGAAGTTTGTCCTCCATCTTCTTACCTCCAACGTCGGTGAAGTTATTCTCCTTGTCTGTGGCCTTGCCTTTGTCGATGACAGCGGATTCTCTGTCTTCCCCGTGTCGCCTCTCCAGATTATCTGGATCAACATGGCTACTTCCTCCTTCCCTGCCTTCGGACTCGGTCGCGAGCAGGGTGCTCAGGATATCATGCGCAAGCCTCCTCAGGACAAGAAGCGTGGTGTCTTTACTAACCAGATCATTGTTGATATGATCGTCTACGGTATCATCATGGGTGCTTGCACCATGTGTACTttcgtcatcatcatttACGGCGCCAACGGCGGAAACTTAGGCAACGAGTGCAACCAGCGATACTCTGAGGCTTGTATCCCCGTTTTCAAAGCTCGTGCCGCTACATTTGCCGAACTCACTTGGCTCATCCTCATCTCTGCCTGGGAGTTCAAGAGTCTGCGCCGTTCCGTATTCCGTCTCAACCCTGATGACGACAGCCGATTCCCCGTCTTCAAGGACATCTACTCCAACCGCTTCCTCTTCTGGTCCGTCATTATCGGCGGTCTGTCTGTGTTCCCTGTTGTCTACATCCCTGTCCTGAACCACAAGTTCTTCAAGCACACTGGCATCACTTGGGAGTGGGCTCTGTCCGTCGGCTTCACCATTGTTTTTGTTGCTGGTATTGAGCTTTGGAAGATGACCAAGCGACATTTCCACCTCCTCGAGGACGCTCCTGTCCGTCGTGGTGTTTGGGGCCAGGGTGGAGACGATGCTGGCCGACTTGGACGAACCATGTCTTTCTCGAGCTTCAAGACCTGGGCTTCTTTCTCTCGCAAGGACACTGGTGAGTCCCTCGGAAAGCGAGATACCTCTCGCGGGCCATCTGAGCGACATATCGTGCCTCAAGGCCTTGCTGCCACCGAGGCTTAA
- a CDS encoding hypothetical protein (BUSCO:26754at5125) — translation MAAERIGSIIKHLAPGSALSNIQSKNPDDIVITLAVRTPLTKAKKGGFKDTTLEYMLYAILKEVRERSNLDPALVEDICVGNVSDAKAAYKVRASALAAGFPNTAGASSINRFCSSGLKATADIAHSISNGSIEVGIAMGAEQMTIGGDALDKPFDEAVTSKSQEAADCMQPMGWTSENVSNDFNVTREMMDKFAAGSFQKAEAAQKAGWFADEIAPITTKVKGPDGQEKEVTLTQDEGIRPGTTAESLGKIRAAFPQWGGATTGGNASQITDGAAAVLLMKRSTAIKLGQPIMAKYVGSTVAGLAPRIMGIGPSIAIPKLLAQHNISLDDIDIVEINEAFASMAVYCQDKLGLTSEKLNPRGGAIALGHPLGATGARQIVTGLSECRRQKKKMLLTSMCIGTGQGMAGLFVNEQV, via the exons ATGGCTGCTGAACGTATTGGCTCTATCATCAAGCACCTGGCCCCTGGGTCGGCGCTTAGCAACAT CCAGTCCAAGAACCCCGACGATATTGTCATCACCCTTGCCGTGCGAACACCACTCacaaaggccaagaagggTGGCTTCAAGGACACAACGCTTGAATATATGCTTTATGCTATTCTGAAGGAAGTCCGAGAACGATCTAACCTTGACCCTGCCCTTGTTGAGGATATCTGCGTCGGAAAC gtctctgatgccaAGGCCGCCTACAAGGTCCGCGCCTCTGCTCTCGCCGCTGGCTTCCCCAACACCGCCGGTGCCTCCTCCATCAACCGATTCTGCTCCTCCGGTCTCAAGGCCACCGCCGATATCGCCCACTCCATCTCCAATGGCTCCATCGAGGTCGGTATCGCCATGGGCGCCGAACAGATGACCATCGGTGGTGACGCGCTCGACAAGCCCTTCGACGAGGCCGTTACATCAAAGAGCCAGGAGGCTGCCGACTGTATGCAGCCCATGGGTTGGACAAGCGAGAACGTTAGCAATGACTTTAACGTTACCCGTGAGATGATGGACAAGTTTGCCGCTGGTAGTTTCCAGAAGGCCGAGGCTGCGCAAAAGGCTGGGTGGTTCGCAGATGAGATTGCGCCCATTACCACAAAGGTCAAGGGCCCCGATGGCCAAGAGAAGGAAGTCACTCTTACTCAAGATGAGGGTATCCGTCCAGGCACCACTGCTGAGAGCCTCGGCAAGATTCGCGCTGCTTTCCCTCAATGGGGTGGAGCCACAACTGGTGGTAACGCTAGTCAGATCACTGACGGAGCTGCTGCcgtgttgttgatgaagcgATCTACTGCCATCAAGCTGGGTCAGCCTATCATGGCCAAGTACGTTGGATCTACCGTTGCTGGCCTTGCCCCTCGCATCATGGGTATTGGTCCCAGCATCGCCATCCCTAAGCTTCTCGCCCAGCACAACATCTCCTTGGACGATATTGATATCGTTGAGATCAACGAGGCCTTTGCTTCCATGGCCGTTTACTGTCAAGACAAGCTTGGCCTCACATCAGAAAAGCTCAACCCCCGTGGAGGAGCCATTGCTCTGGGCCACCCCCTGGGTGCTACTGGTGCCAGACAGATTGTGACAGGTCTGTCTGAGTGCAGacggcagaagaagaagatgcttCTGACAAGCATGTGTATCGGCACAGGCCAGGGCATGGCTGGTCTGTTCGTGAACGAGCAGGTCTAG